A single region of the Microcella sp. genome encodes:
- a CDS encoding shikimate kinase: MPEPLAELGSPAVVLIGPPAAGKTRVGKRVARSLDLPFIDTDRMIVAEHGPIAQIFERSGEAHFRALEADAVSHALTHRAVIALGGGAVMTASVAEALAGHPVVLLTLTPEAASQRLDPVTRPLVRDGIDAWSALVESRMPTYRALAQATWDTSTRPIDRIASEVAQWARDRSSAQGEP; the protein is encoded by the coding sequence GTGCCTGAGCCTCTCGCCGAGCTGGGATCACCCGCCGTGGTGCTCATCGGCCCCCCGGCTGCGGGCAAGACTCGGGTCGGCAAGCGGGTCGCCCGCTCGCTCGACCTGCCCTTCATCGACACAGATCGCATGATCGTCGCCGAGCACGGGCCGATCGCCCAGATCTTCGAGCGCTCTGGCGAAGCGCACTTCCGCGCCCTCGAAGCAGACGCAGTGTCGCACGCGCTCACGCACCGGGCCGTCATCGCGCTCGGCGGCGGCGCCGTCATGACCGCGAGCGTCGCCGAAGCCCTCGCCGGGCATCCGGTCGTGCTCCTCACCCTCACCCCCGAGGCCGCCTCGCAGCGCCTCGACCCCGTCACCCGGCCTCTCGTGCGAGACGGCATCGACGCCTGGAGCGCGCTCGTCGAGTCGCGCATGCCCACCTACCGTGCACTCGCCCAGGCCACGTGGGATACCTCGACGCGGCCGATCGACCGCATTGCGAGCGAGGTGGCGCAGTGGGCCCGAGACCGCAGTTCAGCGCAAGGAGAACCATGA